A section of the Hyalangium minutum genome encodes:
- the ligD gene encoding DNA ligase D: MKARRSLQTYRAKRDFQKTPEPSPDVSLKKRGAEALFVVHKHDATRMHYDLRLEIDGALASWAIPKGPSYDPKQKRLAVETEDHPMSYARFEGRIPDEEYGGGDSLLWDEGTYETVPPGKAYEQREKGHLVVDLHGDKLQGRWHLIRTRGNGRKNQWLCFKSIDGQEKPDYDVVAERPESVKSGRRETRGPVRKSALERVHPPAETILQRVWPPMLAKLSTPEEASDATHVFEIKYDGFRAIASLSGSGLVFKSRNGNDLSGRFPTVAEALRRLRVPEAVIDGEVVALDKKGRSSFQLLQNQSGGELRFVAFDLLWLDGHDLRDKPLEARRELLESLFSGVKPPLQLAERMNMPMERALKEAQRHGWEGLIAKRKGSAYVGSRSGQWLKLKVIAGQEVVILGFLPIKNEHSAKEIGALLVGVNGPDGYRDVGKVGTGFDTKMRHQLRELLEKIRVDKPVAVDAKKRPGAVWVRPKYVAQVHFTEWTDDGRLRHPVFQGLRTDKKPEEVIRERPSPTARSKARTAEPEPVETAPVPRTRAATKRTATKRTATKRAATRNTGTRRAPGALAARTAKLPRQEGAPAKTSLARLTSGDRVLYPKGGYTKEDVFEFYRQVAPLMLPVLADRPISVQQWPAGILAPGFFKHELSGKPDWVPTLRVKHLNRTIDHVNAKTPDALLWLANQSALTMHMWSSHAPTLTSPDWVLFDLDPGKGTWEDLIRVATAMRKKLESLGLESFPKTSGKRGLHVLVPLRAGYTHEQAMRFANDIANQLALELKDIATTERAINKRGGRLYLDAGQNGRGKTVVAPYSLRAVEAASFSAPLQWSEVTRRLDPSRFNIQTVRKRLDAVGDLFAPVLTTKQKLP; the protein is encoded by the coding sequence GTGAAAGCCAGACGATCGCTCCAGACCTACCGCGCCAAGCGCGACTTCCAGAAGACGCCCGAGCCCTCGCCGGATGTGTCGCTGAAGAAGCGCGGCGCAGAGGCCCTCTTCGTGGTGCACAAGCACGACGCCACGCGGATGCACTATGACTTGCGCCTGGAGATCGACGGCGCGCTGGCGAGCTGGGCGATTCCCAAGGGTCCCAGCTACGACCCGAAGCAGAAGCGGCTGGCGGTGGAGACCGAGGACCACCCCATGTCCTACGCCCGCTTCGAGGGCCGCATCCCAGACGAGGAGTATGGCGGCGGGGACTCGCTGCTCTGGGACGAAGGCACCTACGAGACGGTGCCACCCGGCAAGGCCTACGAGCAGCGCGAGAAGGGCCACCTGGTGGTGGACCTGCACGGCGACAAGCTGCAGGGCCGCTGGCACCTCATCCGCACGCGAGGGAATGGGCGGAAGAACCAGTGGCTGTGCTTCAAGTCGATCGACGGCCAGGAGAAGCCGGACTACGACGTGGTGGCCGAGCGCCCCGAGTCCGTGAAGTCCGGCCGCCGCGAGACGCGCGGCCCGGTGCGCAAGAGCGCGCTGGAGCGGGTGCACCCTCCGGCGGAGACGATCCTCCAGCGCGTGTGGCCGCCCATGCTCGCGAAGCTGTCCACTCCCGAGGAGGCCAGCGACGCCACGCACGTCTTCGAGATCAAGTACGACGGCTTCCGCGCCATCGCCTCGCTCTCTGGCAGTGGGCTCGTCTTCAAGAGCCGCAACGGCAATGACCTGTCCGGGCGCTTTCCCACGGTGGCGGAGGCGCTGCGGCGGCTGCGCGTGCCGGAAGCGGTGATTGATGGCGAGGTGGTCGCCCTGGACAAGAAGGGGCGCTCCAGCTTCCAACTGCTCCAGAACCAGAGCGGCGGGGAACTGCGCTTCGTCGCCTTCGACTTGCTGTGGCTGGACGGGCATGACCTGCGGGACAAGCCGCTGGAGGCCCGGCGCGAGCTGCTGGAGAGCCTGTTCTCGGGCGTGAAGCCCCCGCTGCAGCTGGCCGAGCGGATGAACATGCCGATGGAGCGCGCGCTGAAGGAGGCGCAGCGGCACGGCTGGGAGGGGCTGATCGCCAAGCGGAAGGGCTCAGCGTACGTGGGCTCGCGCTCGGGGCAGTGGCTGAAGCTCAAGGTCATCGCTGGCCAGGAGGTCGTCATCCTCGGGTTCCTGCCCATCAAGAACGAGCACTCGGCCAAGGAGATCGGCGCGCTGCTGGTGGGCGTGAACGGGCCGGACGGCTACCGCGACGTGGGCAAGGTGGGCACGGGCTTCGACACGAAGATGCGGCACCAGCTGCGGGAGCTGCTGGAGAAGATCCGGGTGGACAAGCCCGTGGCGGTGGATGCGAAGAAGCGCCCAGGTGCGGTCTGGGTGCGGCCCAAGTATGTGGCCCAGGTCCACTTCACCGAGTGGACGGACGACGGCCGCCTGCGGCACCCGGTGTTCCAGGGTCTGCGCACGGACAAGAAGCCCGAAGAAGTCATCCGCGAGCGGCCCAGCCCCACGGCCCGGAGCAAGGCCCGAACCGCCGAACCCGAGCCGGTGGAGACCGCCCCCGTGCCTCGCACACGTGCGGCCACGAAGCGCACGGCGACGAAGCGCACAGCCACGAAGCGCGCGGCCACCCGGAACACGGGTACGCGCCGGGCGCCGGGCGCTCTGGCGGCCCGGACCGCGAAGCTCCCGAGGCAGGAGGGCGCTCCGGCCAAGACAAGTCTGGCGCGGCTGACGAGCGGTGACCGGGTGCTGTACCCGAAGGGCGGGTACACCAAGGAGGACGTCTTCGAGTTCTACCGCCAGGTGGCGCCGCTGATGCTGCCAGTGCTGGCGGACCGTCCCATCTCGGTGCAGCAGTGGCCTGCGGGCATCCTGGCGCCCGGCTTCTTCAAGCACGAGCTGTCCGGCAAGCCCGACTGGGTGCCGACCCTGCGCGTGAAGCACCTGAACCGGACGATCGACCACGTGAACGCGAAGACACCGGACGCGCTCCTGTGGCTGGCCAACCAGTCGGCGCTAACGATGCACATGTGGTCCAGCCACGCGCCGACGCTCACGAGCCCGGACTGGGTGCTGTTCGATCTGGACCCAGGCAAGGGGACCTGGGAGGACCTCATCCGCGTGGCCACGGCGATGCGCAAGAAGCTGGAGTCGCTGGGGCTGGAGAGCTTCCCGAAGACGTCCGGCAAGCGGGGTCTCCACGTGCTCGTCCCACTGCGCGCCGGGTACACCCACGAGCAGGCCATGCGGTTCGCGAACGACATCGCCAACCAGCTGGCGCTGGAGCTGAAGGACATCGCCACCACGGAGCGCGCCATCAACAAGCGCGGAGGGCGGCTCTACCTCGACGCGGGCCAGAACGGACGGGGGAAGACGGTGGTGGCGCCCTACTCGCTGCGCGCGGTGGAGGCGGCCTCGTTCTCCGCGCCGCTCCAATGGAGCGAAGTCACCCGGCGTCTGGATCCCAGCCGCTTCAACATCCAAACTGTTCGCAAGCGGCTGGACGCGGTGGGAGACCTGTTCGCCCCGGTGCTCACGACGAAGCAGAAGCTCCCCTGA
- a CDS encoding FAD-dependent oxidoreductase — protein sequence MSHALPLPALVIGAGPTGLTLACDLARRGIRVRVVDAAPGPFAGSRGKGLQPRTLEILDDLGVLDAVLDAGTAYPRLRFHWRRFVVGRWTMMAQHTATPDVPHPNPWLVPQARTEGILRDRLASLGHAVEFGTALTGFTQDDAGVTATLTRDSTLETVRAEYLVGADGGHSRVRKVLGLPLHGETREEERMVVGDVCVDGLDRTRWHVWPFAKGGMVALCPLPGTDRFQLVLQVKPGGTVPELTEAALNQHFQDAARPGRTLRLHDASWLSVYRPNVRMVNRYRVGRVFIAGDAAHVHPPAGGQGLNTGVQDAYNLGWKLGHVLQGADPALLNTYEAERLPIAANVLGLSLKLYEGMSQSRLKSLRRGSEERQLQLNYRGGPLAPELPGDTARVRAGDRAPDAPCTDARGNPCRLFDAFQGPHWTLLAFGPRHADVPEWASSLFGDTVRTVTLRAQGSAPDAEAAPNEGALMLDAGGHAHRAYDVAPGTEALILVRPDGYVGHASRPGNVASLEQFLTPLLPLPSSTGIHMSKSQGRA from the coding sequence ATGTCCCATGCCCTCCCCCTTCCGGCGCTCGTCATCGGCGCCGGTCCCACCGGCCTGACGCTCGCGTGCGACCTCGCGCGCCGGGGTATCCGCGTGCGCGTCGTGGACGCGGCCCCAGGTCCCTTCGCCGGCTCTCGGGGCAAGGGGCTCCAGCCGCGCACGCTGGAGATCCTGGACGACCTGGGCGTGCTCGACGCCGTGCTAGACGCGGGCACCGCCTATCCCCGGCTCCGCTTCCACTGGCGGCGCTTCGTCGTGGGCCGCTGGACAATGATGGCCCAGCACACCGCGACGCCCGATGTGCCCCATCCCAACCCCTGGCTCGTACCGCAGGCACGTACCGAGGGAATCCTGCGCGACCGGCTGGCCTCGCTCGGTCATGCCGTGGAGTTCGGCACCGCGCTCACCGGGTTCACCCAGGATGACGCGGGCGTCACCGCCACCCTCACCCGCGACAGCACCCTGGAGACCGTTCGCGCGGAGTACCTGGTGGGCGCGGATGGCGGACACAGCCGCGTGCGCAAGGTGCTGGGCCTGCCCCTGCACGGCGAGACGCGCGAGGAGGAGCGCATGGTAGTGGGCGACGTGTGCGTGGACGGCCTGGACCGCACCCGCTGGCACGTGTGGCCCTTCGCGAAGGGCGGCATGGTGGCGCTGTGTCCCCTGCCTGGCACGGACCGCTTCCAGCTCGTCCTCCAGGTGAAGCCCGGCGGCACCGTGCCGGAACTCACCGAGGCCGCCCTGAATCAACACTTCCAAGATGCGGCGCGACCTGGCCGCACGCTGCGCCTGCACGACGCGAGCTGGCTGTCCGTGTACCGCCCCAACGTGCGCATGGTGAACCGCTACCGCGTGGGCCGCGTCTTCATCGCGGGAGACGCCGCGCACGTCCACCCTCCCGCCGGAGGACAGGGGCTCAACACCGGCGTGCAGGACGCCTACAACCTGGGCTGGAAACTGGGCCATGTCCTCCAGGGCGCGGACCCCGCCCTGCTCAACACCTACGAGGCGGAGCGGCTGCCCATTGCCGCGAACGTGCTCGGCCTGTCCCTGAAGCTCTATGAGGGCATGAGCCAGAGCCGGCTGAAGTCCCTGAGGCGGGGCTCGGAGGAACGGCAACTGCAATTGAACTATCGCGGCGGTCCGCTCGCTCCCGAGCTGCCGGGCGACACGGCCCGCGTGCGCGCGGGAGACCGGGCCCCGGATGCGCCGTGCACGGATGCGCGCGGCAATCCCTGCCGGCTCTTCGACGCCTTCCAGGGTCCCCACTGGACGCTGCTGGCCTTCGGGCCGAGGCACGCGGACGTACCTGAGTGGGCCTCCTCACTCTTCGGCGACACCGTGCGCACTGTCACCCTCCGCGCACAGGGGAGCGCCCCGGATGCCGAAGCGGCTCCGAACGAGGGGGCGCTCATGCTCGACGCGGGTGGACATGCGCACCGGGCCTACGACGTGGCGCCGGGCACGGAGGCGCTCATCCTGGTGCGCCCGGACGGCTACGTGGGGCACGCCTCGCGGCCTGGAAATGTTGCGTCGCTGGAGCAGTTCCTGACGCCACTGCTGCCCCTCCCTTCCTCGACTGGCATCCACATGAGCAAGAGCCAGGGCCGAGCCTAG
- a CDS encoding NAD(P)-dependent oxidoreductase, with protein sequence MASSSAAKVGVIGSGLMGTALARALAAAGHDVVVWNRTPSKAQAVGSGTVARENLVEAVSGRELVIVSVSNYAASFELLSAKGVAQALAGKTLVQLTSGSPADARAALEWATAHGVDYLDAAILAYPSFVATDYATVFYAGLRTVFDRHLPTLQAIAKNSIYVDEKIGAAATLDCAILESYYGGSLAFLHAAAMCQAEGLDPKTFFAHKNSFLGLISVTADAAQGMIERNDFSGDQCSLNTHVAAIEHIVRLSQDARMSARFPKELLDNYKRAVSAGWGGQELPAVFRTLKQD encoded by the coding sequence ATGGCGTCCAGCAGTGCAGCGAAGGTGGGGGTGATCGGCAGTGGTCTCATGGGAACCGCACTGGCGCGAGCCTTGGCAGCGGCCGGTCATGACGTCGTGGTGTGGAACAGGACTCCCAGCAAGGCCCAGGCTGTAGGCAGTGGCACCGTGGCAAGGGAGAACCTGGTCGAGGCCGTCTCGGGCCGAGAGCTGGTCATCGTCTCTGTGTCCAACTATGCCGCCAGCTTCGAGCTGCTCTCCGCGAAGGGGGTTGCGCAGGCGCTGGCCGGGAAGACGCTCGTTCAGCTCACCAGTGGCTCTCCCGCGGATGCTCGCGCGGCCCTGGAGTGGGCCACGGCTCACGGCGTGGACTATTTGGACGCTGCGATTCTCGCCTACCCGAGTTTCGTCGCCACCGATTACGCGACGGTCTTCTACGCCGGGCTGCGCACCGTCTTCGACCGGCACCTTCCTACCCTTCAGGCGATTGCCAAGAACTCCATCTACGTCGACGAGAAGATCGGGGCCGCCGCGACGCTCGACTGCGCGATTCTGGAGTCCTATTACGGAGGCTCTCTGGCCTTCCTGCACGCTGCGGCGATGTGCCAGGCGGAGGGCCTGGACCCGAAGACGTTCTTCGCCCACAAGAACTCCTTCCTCGGGCTGATCTCCGTGACGGCTGATGCCGCACAGGGGATGATCGAGCGCAACGACTTCTCGGGCGACCAGTGCAGTCTCAACACCCACGTCGCGGCCATCGAGCACATCGTCCGGTTGAGCCAGGACGCCCGCATGAGCGCACGCTTCCCCAAAGAGCTGCTCGACAACTACAAGCGAGCCGTGAGCGCGGGATGGGGAGGCCAGGAGTTGCCAGCAGTGTTCCGGACGCTCAAGCAGGACTGA
- a CDS encoding TetR/AcrR family transcriptional regulator, translating into MPRAKLSPRKMPSQERSRATVDALVQATADILVRDGYAKLTTNRIAERAGVNVASLYQFFPGKEALVAEVSRRHVKEQREAARKVLETRTFDSLEDLIRTLVGMGFAAHAVNPKLHHALTEELPARRARKVDPEDALLLETFRRFRADVPDPELALWLIDTVSHAVIHRAVVERPESLSQRLLQEELVTLLLRYVKRK; encoded by the coding sequence ATGCCGCGCGCGAAGCTTTCCCCTCGGAAAATGCCCTCGCAGGAGCGCTCGCGCGCGACGGTGGATGCGCTGGTGCAGGCGACTGCTGACATTCTCGTGCGCGACGGTTACGCGAAGCTGACGACGAACCGCATCGCGGAGCGGGCGGGCGTCAACGTGGCGTCGCTGTACCAGTTCTTCCCCGGCAAGGAAGCGCTGGTGGCGGAGGTGTCCCGCCGGCACGTGAAGGAGCAGCGCGAGGCCGCGCGGAAGGTGCTGGAGACCCGGACGTTCGACAGCCTGGAGGACCTCATCCGGACGCTGGTGGGGATGGGCTTCGCCGCGCACGCGGTGAACCCGAAGCTGCACCATGCCTTGACGGAGGAACTGCCCGCGCGTCGCGCCCGGAAGGTGGACCCGGAGGACGCGCTCCTGCTGGAGACCTTCCGCCGGTTCCGAGCCGACGTGCCGGACCCGGAATTGGCTCTGTGGCTCATCGACACGGTGTCCCACGCGGTCATCCACCGCGCGGTGGTGGAGCGCCCCGAGTCCCTGTCCCAGAGGCTCCTCCAGGAGGAACTGGTGACGCTCCTCCTGCGCTATGTGAAACGGAAGTAA
- a CDS encoding LysR family transcriptional regulator: MKRPDLFELQAISAVASRRSFRAAAAELSLSPSALSHRVAALERRLGVRLFQRTTRSVSLTEAGEQFLARVRPALAELSAAMEMVKEFRDTPAGTLRITTSEGAARQVLTPVVLEFMERYPDMRVELVVESRFMDIVKEGFDAGLRLLEAVPQDMVAVSCGPRQRSVVVGSPRYFKANPRPKVPADLRAHRCIRTRKRNGGIYAWEFERRGEELEIEVDGPLTLDTLSLVIEAAMNGAGLAYLSEWEVRSALASGKLVSVLEDWLPSYPGLCVFYPSHRHVPAGLRAFVEVVKQFTKRQESV, encoded by the coding sequence ATGAAACGACCGGATCTCTTCGAGCTCCAGGCCATCTCGGCAGTGGCCTCCCGCCGCAGCTTCCGGGCCGCCGCGGCCGAGCTGAGCCTCTCGCCGTCAGCGCTGAGCCATCGGGTGGCGGCGCTCGAGCGGCGGCTCGGCGTCCGGCTCTTCCAGCGCACGACGCGCAGCGTGTCGCTCACGGAGGCGGGGGAGCAGTTTCTCGCGCGCGTTCGGCCCGCGCTCGCCGAGCTCTCGGCGGCGATGGAGATGGTCAAAGAGTTCCGCGACACGCCCGCGGGCACGCTGCGCATCACCACCTCGGAGGGCGCCGCGCGGCAGGTGCTCACGCCCGTGGTGCTCGAGTTCATGGAGCGCTACCCCGACATGCGGGTGGAGCTGGTGGTCGAGTCGCGGTTCATGGACATCGTGAAGGAGGGCTTCGACGCGGGTCTCCGGCTGCTCGAAGCGGTGCCGCAGGACATGGTGGCCGTGTCCTGTGGCCCGAGGCAGCGCTCCGTGGTGGTCGGCTCTCCCCGGTACTTCAAGGCGAACCCCCGGCCGAAGGTGCCGGCCGACCTGCGCGCGCACCGCTGCATCCGCACGCGGAAGCGGAATGGCGGCATCTACGCGTGGGAGTTCGAACGACGGGGCGAGGAGCTGGAGATCGAGGTGGATGGGCCGCTCACACTCGACACGCTCTCGCTGGTGATAGAGGCGGCGATGAATGGCGCGGGGCTCGCGTATCTGAGCGAGTGGGAGGTTCGCTCGGCGCTTGCTTCCGGAAAGCTCGTGAGCGTGCTGGAGGACTGGTTGCCCTCATACCCGGGGCTGTGCGTCTTCTATCCGAGCCACCGCCACGTGCCTGCGGGGCTGCGAGCCTTCGTGGAGGTGGTGAAGCAGTTCACGAAGCGCCAGGAAAGTGTGTGA
- a CDS encoding Fic family protein produces MSEADRALGRLDGVASILPNPDLFVAMYVRHEAVLSSQIEGTQSTLEDVLQYEIDAKGPRIAKDAGEVVNYVAAMNHGLERLKTLPLSLRLLREIHGRLMEGVRGSERSPGEFRTSQNWIGPQGCNLQTATFVPPPPHEMKEALGNLEKFLHDSRGLPPLVQCGLAHAQFETIHPFLDGNGRVGRLLITLLLCEQRILARPLLYLSVYLKAHRAEYYDRLTAVRTAGDWEGWLRFFLKGVAEVSVAATNTARSILHLREDARQKLAANALGIRLLDYLFEKPFMSVRAAEQHLRCSFATAASTIEQLVAAGLLRETTGQKRNRLYRYEPYLALFEQHGMETGAQGTPQVSGSEVGDG; encoded by the coding sequence ATGAGTGAGGCAGACCGGGCGCTCGGACGGCTGGACGGGGTCGCTTCCATTCTGCCCAACCCGGACCTCTTCGTGGCGATGTACGTACGGCATGAAGCGGTCCTGAGTTCGCAGATTGAGGGTACGCAGAGCACGCTCGAGGATGTCCTCCAGTACGAAATCGACGCAAAGGGACCTCGCATCGCCAAGGATGCGGGCGAAGTCGTCAACTATGTGGCGGCGATGAACCATGGCCTGGAGCGGCTCAAGACCTTGCCGCTCTCGCTGCGGTTACTGCGGGAGATCCATGGAAGGCTGATGGAGGGCGTCCGCGGCAGTGAGCGGAGCCCCGGGGAGTTCCGCACTTCGCAAAACTGGATTGGCCCGCAAGGTTGCAACCTGCAGACAGCCACTTTCGTGCCACCACCTCCTCACGAAATGAAGGAGGCGCTTGGCAACTTGGAGAAGTTCCTGCACGACAGCCGGGGCTTGCCTCCGCTCGTGCAGTGCGGCCTGGCGCACGCGCAGTTCGAGACCATCCACCCGTTCCTGGACGGCAACGGCCGTGTGGGGCGCTTGTTGATCACGCTGTTGCTGTGCGAGCAGCGCATCTTGGCACGTCCACTGCTGTACCTCAGCGTGTACCTCAAGGCCCACCGCGCGGAGTATTACGACCGGCTCACGGCCGTGCGAACGGCGGGAGACTGGGAGGGGTGGTTGCGCTTCTTCCTCAAAGGTGTTGCCGAAGTGAGTGTCGCGGCGACGAACACCGCGCGCTCCATTCTCCACCTGCGAGAGGACGCACGGCAGAAACTCGCCGCCAACGCGCTGGGTATCCGGCTACTGGACTACCTCTTCGAGAAGCCGTTCATGTCCGTGCGCGCGGCGGAGCAGCACCTGAGGTGCTCGTTCGCGACGGCGGCCAGCACCATTGAACAGTTGGTGGCGGCTGGATTGCTGCGGGAAACAACGGGGCAGAAGCGGAACCGGCTGTATCGGTATGAGCCGTACCTCGCGCTGTTCGAGCAGCACGGGATGGAAACGGGAGCGCAGGGCACGCCGCAGGTTTCAGGTTCGGAGGTGGGTGATGGGTGA
- a CDS encoding NAD(P)-dependent oxidoreductase yields the protein MSHDTTSSPHASRPVVVLGAAGRLGRELVHAALRLGQPVTAVARSREKLRETLRVADNPLLTLTEGDARDAEAMVAVMRGASAVVNSAGHAGDGAAFIELGRTVVHAAERMLGPGGRLWFLGGLGVMRIPNTNRLGIDLAGMPEMYQTHRANHETLRASSLDWSMLCPGPLIDSADRPAVDTLRISTEVLPVEIDVSDAPDDARLFARLRERFPETTIPYATAAEVVMRHLEKNGPFNRQRVGIALPVGHTAEKQGWTLGKRG from the coding sequence ATGAGCCACGATACGACCTCCTCACCCCATGCCTCTCGCCCCGTGGTGGTGCTCGGAGCCGCCGGGCGCCTGGGCCGTGAGCTTGTCCATGCGGCCCTGCGGCTGGGACAGCCGGTCACGGCCGTCGCCCGGAGCCGCGAGAAGCTCCGGGAGACGCTCCGAGTCGCGGATAACCCGTTGCTCACCTTGACCGAGGGCGATGCTCGCGACGCCGAGGCCATGGTTGCGGTGATGAGGGGCGCATCCGCCGTGGTGAACTCGGCGGGGCATGCGGGAGACGGAGCGGCGTTCATCGAACTGGGCCGCACGGTCGTCCACGCGGCGGAGCGCATGCTTGGGCCCGGCGGACGGCTCTGGTTCCTCGGCGGCCTGGGCGTGATGCGCATCCCGAACACGAACCGTCTCGGCATTGATCTCGCCGGGATGCCGGAGATGTACCAGACCCACCGCGCCAACCACGAGACGCTGCGTGCCTCGTCGCTCGACTGGTCGATGCTCTGCCCGGGTCCGTTGATTGATTCGGCCGACAGGCCCGCCGTGGACACGCTGCGCATCAGCACCGAAGTCCTCCCCGTCGAGATCGACGTGAGTGATGCGCCGGACGATGCGCGGCTCTTCGCGCGGCTGCGCGAGCGGTTCCCTGAGACCACCATCCCCTATGCAACAGCGGCCGAAGTGGTGATGCGCCACCTGGAAAAGAATGGCCCGTTCAACCGCCAGCGGGTGGGTATTGCCCTTCCGGTGGGACATACCGCTGAGAAGCAGGGGTGGACGCTCGGCAAGCGAGGGTGA
- a CDS encoding O-methyltransferase, with protein sequence MDEKVTAVLDAYHERIRAEDQLMREAPQKGGFEGLRDQVLLSVGPDTGKLINILARSLKAPHILELGTSYGYSGIWLAEAARATGGRVTTMELQDYKAAYARGMAEKAGLAGSIDFKVGDAVQMINELPFKLDFVLVDLWKDLYVPCLEAFYPKLNPGAIIVADNMLRPGGEEVQRYGRAVRAKPGITSVLLPVGSGLEVSRFEPS encoded by the coding sequence ATGGACGAGAAAGTCACGGCGGTGCTCGACGCCTATCACGAGCGCATACGCGCAGAAGACCAGCTGATGCGGGAGGCGCCGCAAAAGGGCGGCTTTGAGGGGTTGCGCGATCAGGTCCTGCTCTCCGTGGGACCGGACACGGGCAAGCTGATCAACATCCTTGCGCGGAGCTTGAAGGCCCCCCACATCCTGGAGCTCGGCACTTCTTACGGTTACTCCGGGATCTGGCTGGCGGAAGCCGCGCGGGCGACTGGCGGCCGGGTGACCACCATGGAGCTGCAGGACTACAAGGCAGCCTATGCGCGCGGCATGGCGGAGAAGGCGGGGCTGGCCGGCTCCATCGACTTCAAGGTGGGTGATGCGGTTCAGATGATCAACGAGTTGCCGTTCAAGCTCGACTTCGTGCTCGTTGACCTGTGGAAGGACCTCTACGTGCCGTGCCTCGAGGCCTTCTATCCCAAGCTCAATCCGGGGGCGATCATCGTCGCCGATAACATGCTCCGGCCTGGTGGCGAAGAGGTGCAGCGCTATGGCCGAGCCGTACGCGCGAAGCCCGGAATCACCAGTGTCCTGCTCCCCGTGGGGTCTGGGCTGGAGGTCAGCCGTTTCGAGCCGAGCTGA
- a CDS encoding DUF7594 domain-containing protein — translation MLEESRTFPAVADTRVEAPSPTQNFGSSSTLRVDGDPQYETFLRFDVNGLSGNVIRAKLRLYATDATVNGPSVHTTDPEWQEGMVTFQSRPSPQAFVASTGAVAANTWVEWEVTAAVQGNGTVSFAVLPTGIDGTVFYSRNTSVAAMRPQLVVTTEASTPTPPPPSSADWTFYGMAQGGPRYVYGVSTDAGGNIWVAGGEDGLYVLELGQTQFRRFTMEDGLRPYGYMSDGGAPPGAPYLKVISVAGGPAGTVFVGYEGKPPAPGMPTCENEWDQGYDAGRIPDASIYKSGDADRVTLTATGIQVAHYDVSTGPNWVPNEPRGREKLCSIWRIVYDAQTNSVWFGANHGFGWGSADFPGYSCAPGTWNYGCAGVMEHVHPAINAWNHDQSNVVLLTDAYYGVSVAANGDVWFGGANRSTRFRYGTHGHDYWQAQVESEGSEYTWNRIDIWPDAVAEPTWPTREQRVDDTVSGMAVMSDETVWVGSFLRGLAQLSPSGQVLRTLSTELADGRGNVASVAVDPLDNSVWAGTAQGGGLSRVRGNTVEWHASGLLPNEVLGLRVPDIQVDRSGSTRRILVAFQGDATTPGSIGIYTGP, via the coding sequence GTGCTGGAGGAGTCACGGACGTTCCCAGCCGTCGCGGACACGCGGGTGGAAGCCCCGTCGCCCACCCAGAACTTTGGGAGTTCCAGCACGCTGCGCGTGGATGGGGATCCGCAGTACGAGACCTTCCTGCGCTTCGACGTGAACGGACTGAGTGGCAACGTGATTCGGGCGAAGCTCCGCCTGTACGCGACGGATGCCACCGTGAACGGGCCCTCCGTCCACACCACGGACCCGGAGTGGCAAGAGGGCATGGTGACGTTCCAGTCGAGGCCCTCGCCGCAGGCCTTCGTGGCGAGCACGGGAGCGGTGGCGGCGAACACCTGGGTGGAGTGGGAGGTGACGGCTGCGGTGCAGGGCAACGGCACGGTGAGCTTCGCGGTGCTGCCCACCGGCATCGATGGCACCGTGTTCTACTCGCGCAACACCTCCGTAGCGGCCATGCGGCCCCAGCTCGTGGTGACCACGGAGGCGAGCACGCCCACGCCCCCGCCGCCCTCCAGCGCGGACTGGACCTTCTATGGCATGGCCCAGGGCGGGCCTCGGTACGTGTACGGGGTGAGCACCGACGCGGGCGGCAACATCTGGGTCGCGGGCGGTGAAGACGGGCTCTACGTGCTCGAGCTGGGCCAGACGCAGTTCCGCCGCTTCACGATGGAGGACGGTCTGAGGCCCTACGGCTACATGTCTGACGGGGGCGCGCCTCCGGGCGCGCCGTACCTGAAGGTCATCTCCGTGGCCGGAGGCCCAGCAGGGACCGTCTTCGTGGGCTACGAGGGCAAGCCACCCGCCCCGGGGATGCCCACCTGCGAGAACGAGTGGGACCAGGGCTACGACGCAGGCCGCATCCCGGACGCGAGCATCTACAAGAGCGGAGATGCGGATCGGGTGACGCTCACGGCCACGGGCATCCAGGTGGCGCACTATGACGTGTCCACGGGTCCCAACTGGGTGCCCAACGAGCCGCGCGGCCGGGAGAAGCTCTGCAGCATCTGGCGCATCGTGTACGACGCCCAGACAAACAGCGTCTGGTTCGGAGCCAACCACGGCTTTGGGTGGGGCAGCGCGGACTTCCCCGGCTACAGCTGCGCGCCAGGCACCTGGAACTATGGCTGCGCCGGGGTGATGGAGCACGTGCACCCAGCCATCAACGCGTGGAACCACGACCAGAGCAACGTCGTGCTCCTCACCGACGCGTACTACGGCGTGTCGGTGGCCGCGAACGGGGACGTATGGTTCGGCGGCGCCAACCGCTCCACCCGGTTCCGGTACGGCACCCACGGCCACGACTACTGGCAGGCCCAGGTGGAGAGCGAGGGCAGCGAGTACACGTGGAACCGCATCGACATCTGGCCCGACGCCGTGGCCGAGCCCACCTGGCCCACCCGCGAGCAGCGCGTGGATGACACGGTGTCCGGCATGGCGGTGATGAGCGACGAGACCGTCTGGGTGGGGAGCTTCCTCCGGGGTCTGGCCCAGCTCAGCCCCAGCGGCCAGGTGCTGCGCACGCTCTCGACGGAGCTCGCGGATGGACGCGGGAACGTGGCGTCCGTGGCGGTGGATCCGCTCGACAACAGCGTGTGGGCGGGCACGGCCCAGGGCGGCGGCCTGAGCCGTGTGCGCGGCAACACGGTGGAGTGGCACGCCAGCGGTCTGCTTCCCAACGAGGTCCTCGGCCTCCGCGTGCCGGACATTCAGGTGGACCGCTCAGGGAGCACGCGGCGAATCCTCGTCGCGTTCCAGGGCGACGCCACCACACCCGGCTCCATCGGCATCTACACGGGCCCGTAG